Proteins from a single region of Methanomassiliicoccales archaeon:
- a CDS encoding nicotinate phosphoribosyltransferase — MGRFFGASDQDIAEGRTTDIYFERTMEVLKQQGLLGVDTLSEFTVASLPDSWPWGVFCGSEEVIRLFEGKNVDLVGIPEGTIFRSRSYDGIKVPVMKLEGPYGEYCPLETPALGFMCFSSGVATMSARCKIAAEGKTVLSFGVRRMHPAIAPVIDRSSYIGGCDAVSSVIGGETVEQEPSGTMPHALVIMIGDQRKAFKAFDDIVERDVPRVALVDTYCDEKFEAIMACETVKDLFAVRLDTPGSRRGNFADIIREVRWEMDSRGYQGVKIIVSGGLCDSTIGELSKAGADGFGVGTSISNAPTVDFAMDIVEKEGKNVAKRGKFGGRKFAFRCENCFEFGVTRSQDEVPVCPHCNQDMTLAEVKLLEKGKRVCGHPHPKEIRSRVMKQIERMELGK, encoded by the coding sequence TTGGGTAGGTTCTTCGGGGCTTCTGACCAGGACATTGCCGAGGGCAGGACGACTGACATATATTTCGAGAGGACCATGGAGGTCCTCAAACAACAGGGCCTGCTCGGCGTCGACACGCTATCGGAATTCACAGTGGCATCGCTCCCGGATTCCTGGCCATGGGGGGTGTTCTGCGGTTCTGAGGAGGTCATACGGCTCTTCGAGGGCAAGAACGTCGACCTGGTGGGCATACCGGAAGGGACGATATTCCGCTCCCGCAGCTATGATGGAATAAAGGTACCGGTCATGAAGCTGGAAGGCCCCTATGGCGAATATTGCCCGCTGGAAACGCCTGCGCTGGGTTTCATGTGCTTCTCCAGCGGGGTGGCGACCATGTCCGCCCGGTGCAAGATCGCCGCCGAAGGCAAAACGGTCCTGTCGTTTGGCGTTCGCCGCATGCATCCGGCGATCGCACCGGTCATCGACCGTTCCTCGTACATCGGTGGATGCGACGCGGTTTCATCCGTCATCGGGGGCGAAACGGTGGAGCAGGAACCCTCCGGGACGATGCCCCACGCACTTGTCATCATGATCGGTGACCAGCGGAAAGCCTTCAAGGCCTTCGATGACATCGTGGAACGGGACGTGCCTCGGGTGGCGCTGGTCGATACCTACTGTGATGAGAAGTTCGAGGCCATCATGGCCTGTGAGACGGTCAAGGACCTGTTCGCGGTCAGGCTCGACACACCCGGATCGAGGCGCGGAAATTTCGCCGACATCATCCGAGAGGTCCGCTGGGAGATGGACTCCAGAGGATATCAAGGTGTCAAGATCATCGTTTCCGGGGGGCTGTGTGACAGCACCATCGGCGAACTGTCCAAGGCGGGCGCGGACGGTTTCGGAGTGGGCACGAGCATCAGCAATGCCCCGACCGTCGACTTTGCCATGGACATCGTGGAGAAGGAGGGTAAGAACGTGGCGAAACGAGGCAAGTTCGGAGGCCGCAAGTTCGCATTCAGATGCGAGAATTGCTTCGAGTTCGGAGTAACCCGTTCACAGGACGAGGTCCCAGTATGCCCCCACTGCAACCAAGATATGACGTTGGCAGAGGTGAAACTGCTGGAGAAGGGGAAAAGGGTCTGTGGCCATCCTCATCCCAAGGAGATCCGGTCAAGGGTCATGAAGCAGATCGAACGCATGGAACTGGGGAAGTGA
- a CDS encoding OsmC family protein — protein sequence MEEETFKVSMEMVEGYRFRIDMNSAQEIFMDEPKPLGSGLYPNAGKFLAAAVGNCLCESLSFCVRRTHTEMLSISAEVFSKMERNDHGRLRITHIQVILHPILSDPTKLKLCQEIFEDFCIVSQSVKAGIPVDVEIISPP from the coding sequence ATGGAAGAGGAGACGTTCAAGGTCAGCATGGAGATGGTGGAAGGTTACCGGTTCCGCATCGACATGAACAGCGCACAAGAGATATTCATGGACGAGCCAAAACCGCTGGGCAGTGGGCTATATCCCAATGCCGGCAAGTTCCTGGCAGCGGCTGTCGGCAACTGCCTGTGCGAAAGCCTTTCCTTCTGCGTAAGGAGGACGCACACCGAAATGCTGTCCATAAGCGCCGAGGTCTTCAGCAAGATGGAGAGGAACGACCATGGCCGCCTGAGAATAACCCACATCCAGGTCATTCTCCATCCGATACTGTCCGACCCTACCAAGCTGAAACTCTGCCAGGAGATCTTCGAGGACTTCTGCATCGTATCGCAAAGCGTGAAGGCAGGCATACCCGTGGACGTCGAGATCATCTCACCTCCATGA
- a CDS encoding Lrp/AsnC family transcriptional regulator: protein MLDEKDKSILRELQKDARRSTKAIAKDLAIPRATVHERIRRMSEKGIIKGFTVVPDFSKLGEPITAFILMSFLPNNKMSQRELAQKIAALDGVHEVHLISGEHDILMKVRGQSMESIGSLVIDKIRQMDGVGKTLTCACFATVKDE from the coding sequence ATGCTAGACGAGAAGGACAAATCTATCCTTAGGGAGCTTCAAAAGGATGCCAGACGCAGCACCAAGGCGATAGCTAAGGATCTGGCGATCCCGAGGGCGACCGTACACGAAAGGATCAGGAGGATGTCCGAGAAAGGGATCATCAAAGGATTCACTGTGGTCCCGGACTTTTCTAAGCTGGGGGAACCGATCACCGCCTTCATCCTAATGTCCTTCCTTCCCAACAACAAGATGTCCCAAAGGGAGCTGGCACAGAAGATCGCCGCCTTGGACGGGGTGCACGAGGTGCACCTGATCTCCGGCGAGCACGATATCCTCATGAAGGTTAGAGGTCAATCGATGGAGAGCATCGGCTCCCTGGTCATCGATAAGATAAGGCAGATGGACGGTGTGGGCAAGACCCTTACCTGTGCTTGCTTCGCAACCGTAAAAGATGAGTAG
- a CDS encoding GTP-binding protein, with protein sequence MDMLVVSGFLGSGKTTMILATIGKYIETTKKKVVIIVNDFGKIGIDGAVMKKYGLNVQDMPSGCICCTLGSDFLETVNTVASNFRPDLILVEPTGIADPANIVDTMKMYRGPKVDPIRIFVVVDAVRFPLILRALTVPLKNQLNAADLIVINKIDESGPEAVQVVRTSLEELGIRKRTIQISAATGENLDQVVQAMVGV encoded by the coding sequence ATGGACATGTTAGTCGTATCGGGTTTTCTAGGTTCTGGCAAGACCACCATGATCTTGGCGACGATTGGAAAATATATCGAGACCACTAAGAAGAAGGTGGTGATCATCGTCAATGATTTTGGCAAGATCGGGATCGACGGGGCCGTTATGAAAAAATACGGTCTGAATGTCCAGGATATGCCTAGCGGTTGTATCTGTTGCACTTTGGGATCGGACTTCCTGGAAACGGTCAACACCGTCGCCAGCAACTTCAGGCCGGACCTGATCCTGGTAGAGCCCACTGGCATAGCCGATCCCGCAAATATCGTCGACACAATGAAGATGTATCGGGGGCCGAAGGTCGACCCGATACGTATCTTTGTGGTGGTCGATGCGGTCAGGTTCCCGCTTATCCTCAGGGCGCTGACGGTCCCGCTCAAGAACCAGCTCAACGCCGCTGACCTCATCGTAATCAACAAGATCGACGAGTCTGGCCCGGAGGCGGTACAGGTGGTCAGGACCAGTCTCGAAGAGCTGGGGATAAGGAAAAGAACGATCCAAATATCAGCGGCCACCGGTGAGAACCTCGATCAGGTCGTGCAAGCGATGGTGGGCGTATGA